The following coding sequences are from one Halobacteria archaeon AArc-dxtr1 window:
- a CDS encoding 8-oxo-dGTP diphosphatase → MIEATLCFVVREDEADAGEREVLLIEKRRGLGEGWYNAPGGKLEPGETLQECATRETREEVGIDVHEPAKVGELRFLLDGSIHTESHVFLTDAFSGEPVSTAEAHPEWFAVEEVPYDRMWEDDRHWVPGVLAGDTVLGEFRFEGGKPLDEADFVDHDLEWDVSFSSNEGENR, encoded by the coding sequence ATGATCGAGGCGACGCTCTGTTTCGTCGTTCGCGAAGACGAGGCCGACGCCGGAGAGCGCGAGGTGTTGCTGATCGAGAAGCGCCGCGGGCTGGGTGAAGGGTGGTACAACGCGCCGGGTGGAAAGCTAGAGCCTGGAGAGACGCTCCAAGAGTGTGCGACCCGGGAGACCCGAGAGGAAGTCGGCATCGACGTCCACGAGCCGGCAAAGGTGGGCGAACTCAGATTTTTACTGGACGGGTCGATCCACACCGAGAGTCACGTCTTCCTGACCGACGCGTTCTCCGGGGAGCCGGTCTCGACGGCGGAGGCCCACCCGGAGTGGTTCGCGGTCGAGGAGGTCCCCTACGATCGAATGTGGGAGGACGACCGCCACTGGGTGCCGGGCGTCCTCGCAGGCGACACCGTCCTCGGGGAGTTTCGCTTTGAAGGTGGGAAGCCCTTAGACGAAGCCGACTTCGTCGACCACGATCTGGAGTGGGACGTTTCATTTTCGTCCAACGAGGGCGAGAACCGATAG
- a CDS encoding helix-turn-helix domain-containing protein has protein sequence MKTVRLALRHTADTIHPMHRFVAENESFDSYRMVHGNFVGDDPCAFVFHVVGDPDAYERALESVGDTNSYDISITSERSFTVYVRDEPDEVGQGLLSAFSRDSLVPLPPLEYRSDWTVRFSVVGESADIRRAVDAVPDGIETTVERVGEYGARESAVAALTERQHDAVRLACELGYYDVPRTAGVDAVADRLGVAPATAAEHLRKAESTLVAELGL, from the coding sequence ATGAAGACCGTTCGGTTGGCTCTCAGGCATACTGCCGACACGATCCACCCGATGCACCGATTCGTCGCCGAAAACGAGTCGTTTGACTCCTATCGGATGGTCCACGGCAACTTCGTCGGCGACGACCCCTGTGCGTTCGTCTTCCACGTCGTCGGTGACCCAGACGCCTATGAGCGCGCCCTCGAGTCCGTCGGGGATACCAACAGTTACGACATCTCGATCACGAGCGAGCGCTCGTTCACCGTCTACGTTCGAGACGAACCTGACGAGGTCGGCCAGGGACTGCTTTCTGCCTTCTCCCGAGACAGCCTCGTCCCGCTGCCGCCCCTCGAATACCGCTCTGACTGGACGGTTCGCTTCTCGGTCGTCGGTGAGTCGGCAGACATTCGGCGAGCCGTCGACGCCGTTCCGGATGGGATCGAAACGACCGTCGAGCGCGTCGGCGAGTACGGCGCCCGCGAATCCGCCGTGGCGGCCCTCACCGAACGCCAGCACGACGCCGTTCGCCTCGCCTGCGAGCTCGGCTACTACGACGTTCCTCGAACGGCGGGCGTCGACGCCGTCGCCGACCGGCTCGGAGTTGCACCGGCCACCGCTGCAGAACACCTTCGGAAGGCCGAGTCGACCCTTGTCGCCGAACTCGGCCTCTGA
- the rdgB gene encoding RdgB/HAM1 family non-canonical purine NTP pyrophosphatase: MALQFVTGNEGKVREARAYLEAPVEQVAYDYTEIQSDDLAEVAAVGAREAHAELGGEPVLVGDTGLFVDALGGFPGPYAAYVEDTVGVERLWRLVSEERDRSARFRTVLAYADETGVETFEGSVEGTIVAPRGEGGFGFDPIFEHEGATLAEMSTDEKNEISHRGQALEAFATWHADQT; this comes from the coding sequence ATGGCACTCCAGTTCGTCACGGGAAACGAGGGGAAGGTACGGGAGGCCCGCGCATACCTCGAGGCTCCCGTCGAACAGGTCGCGTACGACTACACCGAGATTCAAAGCGATGACCTCGCCGAGGTCGCAGCGGTGGGCGCCCGCGAGGCCCACGCGGAACTCGGCGGAGAGCCGGTTCTCGTCGGCGACACCGGACTGTTCGTCGACGCGCTGGGCGGCTTTCCGGGGCCGTACGCCGCGTACGTCGAGGACACCGTCGGCGTCGAGCGCCTCTGGCGGCTCGTCAGCGAGGAGCGCGATCGGAGCGCTCGCTTTCGGACCGTCCTCGCTTACGCCGACGAAACTGGTGTCGAGACCTTCGAGGGAAGCGTCGAGGGGACGATCGTCGCCCCCCGTGGCGAGGGCGGGTTCGGCTTCGATCCGATCTTCGAACACGAGGGAGCGACGCTGGCGGAGATGAGCACCGACGAGAAAAACGAGATCTCACACCGCGGACAGGCCCTCGAGGCGTTCGCGACGTGGCACGCCGACCAGACCTGA
- a CDS encoding NADH-quinone oxidoreductase subunit D — protein sequence MDGRLKRERVARREREQDGGVGEFEEGVDAERSAAGVAEYVLDRDDHENAPGIVVRRDEVRAVLSRLRDAGFDHCACVTAQQYADRYESIYHLRSYADPTRELSVIVPIPIDDPRSESAAPVYRTADWHEREAYDLVGIEYEGHPDLRRILLPETWQGHPLSLDYDQTTPQIVTLTEHDNPVVEGGDSGDRTNSRGDPSETMFLNVGPHHPSTHGVLHVKTVLDGETVVDVDPDIGYIHRCEEQLCQQGTYRHQIMPYPDRWDWVSAGLLNEWAYARVAEALAGIEVPEYAQVVRTMGAELSRMAAHFIALGTYALDVFGEFTAAFQYAMRDRELVLDALEALTGQRMMFNYFRLGGVAWDLPEPREEFVAETRAMLDALPAKVEEYHDLLVRNEIFQLRCVDTGILAPEIAKQYGCTGPVARGSGIDYDLRRDDPYGYYPNLEWDVATEPHGDNYSRLLVRMQEVEESAKIVEQCLDVLEDWPEDDREVQSNVPRTLKPDAGAESYRAVEGAKGELGIYIRSDGSETPARFKIRSPCFSNLSALPEIVRGEYVADMIAAIGSLDCIMGEVDR from the coding sequence ATGGACGGTCGTTTGAAACGGGAACGAGTAGCGAGACGCGAACGGGAGCAAGACGGTGGTGTCGGCGAGTTCGAGGAAGGGGTCGACGCCGAACGCTCGGCCGCCGGCGTCGCCGAGTACGTACTGGACCGGGACGATCACGAGAACGCACCGGGAATCGTTGTTCGGCGAGACGAGGTTCGAGCAGTCCTCTCGCGGCTTCGCGACGCGGGGTTCGACCACTGCGCCTGCGTCACCGCCCAGCAGTACGCGGACCGCTACGAGTCGATCTATCACCTGCGGTCGTACGCGGATCCAACCCGAGAGCTGAGCGTGATCGTCCCGATCCCGATAGACGACCCGCGAAGCGAGTCCGCGGCGCCGGTCTACCGGACGGCCGACTGGCACGAGCGCGAGGCGTACGATCTCGTGGGAATCGAGTACGAGGGCCACCCGGATCTTCGGCGGATCCTGTTGCCCGAAACGTGGCAGGGACATCCGCTCTCGCTCGACTACGACCAGACGACGCCCCAGATCGTCACGCTCACCGAGCACGACAATCCAGTCGTCGAGGGAGGTGATAGCGGGGATAGAACGAATTCGCGAGGCGACCCCTCGGAGACGATGTTTCTGAACGTCGGGCCACACCACCCCTCGACCCACGGCGTGTTGCACGTCAAGACCGTCCTCGACGGTGAGACGGTCGTCGACGTGGATCCCGATATCGGCTACATCCACCGCTGTGAGGAGCAGCTGTGCCAGCAGGGGACCTACCGTCACCAGATCATGCCCTACCCTGACCGCTGGGACTGGGTGTCGGCAGGGCTGCTAAACGAGTGGGCGTACGCTCGCGTCGCCGAAGCGCTGGCAGGAATCGAGGTTCCCGAGTACGCACAGGTCGTCCGGACGATGGGAGCCGAGCTCTCGCGGATGGCAGCACACTTCATCGCGCTCGGAACCTACGCCCTCGACGTCTTCGGCGAGTTCACGGCGGCCTTCCAGTACGCGATGCGCGACCGGGAACTGGTCTTGGACGCGCTCGAAGCGTTGACGGGCCAGCGGATGATGTTTAACTACTTCCGACTGGGCGGCGTCGCCTGGGACCTTCCCGAACCCCGCGAGGAGTTTGTCGCCGAGACGCGAGCGATGCTCGACGCCCTCCCCGCAAAGGTCGAAGAGTATCACGATCTACTCGTTCGAAACGAGATCTTTCAGCTTCGCTGTGTCGACACGGGCATCTTAGCGCCTGAGATCGCAAAGCAGTACGGCTGTACGGGACCGGTCGCCCGCGGTTCGGGTATCGACTACGACCTGCGCCGAGACGACCCCTACGGCTACTATCCGAACCTGGAGTGGGACGTCGCCACGGAGCCCCACGGCGACAACTACTCGCGGTTGCTCGTCCGGATGCAGGAAGTCGAGGAGTCCGCGAAGATCGTCGAACAGTGTCTCGACGTGCTCGAAGACTGGCCCGAGGACGACCGCGAGGTTCAGTCGAACGTTCCACGGACGCTCAAACCCGACGCCGGAGCAGAGAGTTATCGGGCCGTCGAAGGCGCGAAGGGTGAACTCGGCATCTACATCCGTTCGGACGGGAGCGAAACTCCCGCACGGTTCAAGATCCGCAGCCCGTGTTTCTCCAATCTCTCGGCACTCCCCGAGATAGTCCGGGGAGAGTACGTCGCGGACATGATCGCCGCGATCGGCAGTCTCGACTGTATCATGGGAGAGGTCGATCGGTGA